The genomic DNA GTAGTGGCTTGCCTGCTCCTGTTCGCCTTCGCGGCCTTCGGTTGCAGCGAGGAAGGTCCCATGGAGAAGACCGGCAAGAAGATCGATCAGGCCGCCGAGGATGCGGGCGATGCCGCCAAGGACGCGGGCGACGCCGCCAAGAAGCTTTTCGAGTAGCCCATGCGGGCCGCCCTTGAGGGCGGCCCGTAAAATCCTTGTCACGCCGTTGTCTGCTTCGGCCTCTTGCCAAAGAGGGTTTTCGGCGCGTAATGAGGCGGGTATGCAAGCACGTTCCACAAAGCCCCTGCCTCCGGCGA from Pseudodesulfovibrio thermohalotolerans includes the following:
- a CDS encoding transport-associated protein, translated to MMKTWKKFVVVACLLLFAFAAFGCSEEGPMEKTGKKIDQAAEDAGDAAKDAGDAAKKLFE